The following are encoded together in the Candidatus Jidaibacter acanthamoeba genome:
- a CDS encoding ankyrin repeat domain-containing protein, whose protein sequence is MRGLIFYNRSREEINNYIAKQMLDWKSFASLLKDAFTYKTENLLTALLEHYKINNWDIAWLYDECPLHEIKNYFGIFSKYFEADELLAFVLKYDITSGENEVDEQKRSIHKKLVKAALDKGAKLENIIDSLYGISLANLDIYSELFINAVPDMFLKLVLESYVGDKELRGTQKTLVQAALDRGAKLENIIDSIYLSLETLHNCSELFLTHTTVDKFLDFILRCSIEQYNFDKKEYVINEESYTKQKELVKLALENGANIENVEIGAIPLESVLPLKELMINCGEKYFSAEAFLKVTLQAYVEVKFKAEENTTVIPEHLQKLQLDLIEFAFEQGADLKSMKLKDLIGLYLSVDTAKMLLEHGLNPHALFLYRCYNTNLYNDLTKLAVEEGVKILPLEFISVHWEDLRLETMQLLIKDLSYKIDEKITFKFMHDEYRNLGAQFKEYLDTQISNTKNLELSDKMLTYNITILHIFVLNKLKKILEYVLSNFEVNLNVLNDNNQTPLFYANTSEIAELLINHGADLSVKDIDGNMWLRNPDLELIKYLKEKNLISQFLGNDKILKNHFIKGNYEHAYKLFSYGMALKSTPLKDVVDAIETGLENSVENNKYQALLNLMHKAGIKIPSKFEHMIHTFHDNFTKDEFDFLDGFTHKLAAYYLNKSEQDLKNQLASECPMLKADLANRSFLDKELNYSIFADFKTLCTGSTLLNKIENNFDSYYQLVGKALNRLDDDYSLEVLTLNGLVPKPIEEEIAIFRGLKFNVDNEDINAWFKYGIKAFSIGENQKFLGFYVNQPWNKIDEGRWEFGGTYVSLEPNMSAGFAGGMTAKNAMNTESVFIEMRISKNSPHVCGSYTFEYELIFNSIKGEEVVAVYKLDVEELNYNKKFKVISVAKNPYISNGIKPKYQVGEYIGVDQEAINKYKSLKCHTEHTGDMKSSLYKDYDDFINKYTLDQHSEDQNILLSTYFTDRVHYGNYTVKALFGFDGFEYNICDPEYLCC, encoded by the coding sequence ATGCGAGGATTAATATTTTATAATAGATCAAGGGAAGAAATTAATAATTATATTGCCAAGCAAATGCTTGATTGGAAGAGCTTTGCGTCATTATTAAAAGATGCTTTTACTTATAAGACGGAAAATTTGTTAACGGCTTTATTAGAGCATTATAAAATTAATAATTGGGATATAGCTTGGTTATACGATGAGTGCCCCTTACATGAGATAAAAAACTATTTCGGAATTTTCAGCAAGTATTTTGAAGCAGATGAATTATTAGCTTTTGTGCTAAAATATGATATTACTTCAGGTGAAAATGAGGTTGATGAACAGAAAAGAAGTATACATAAAAAATTAGTTAAAGCTGCCCTTGATAAAGGTGCTAAACTCGAAAATATTATTGATTCGCTTTACGGCATAAGTTTAGCCAACCTGGATATTTATTCGGAATTATTTATAAATGCTGTTCCGGATATGTTCTTAAAGTTAGTATTAGAAAGTTATGTAGGTGACAAAGAGTTAAGAGGTACTCAAAAAACATTAGTGCAAGCTGCCTTAGATAGAGGGGCTAAACTCGAAAATATTATTGACTCAATTTATTTAAGTTTGGAAACTTTACATAATTGTTCGGAATTATTTTTAACTCATACAACAGTTGATAAATTTTTAGATTTTATTTTAAGATGTAGTATAGAGCAGTATAATTTTGATAAAAAAGAATATGTTATAAATGAAGAGTCGTACACTAAACAAAAAGAATTGGTTAAATTAGCTTTAGAAAATGGAGCTAATATAGAAAATGTAGAAATAGGCGCAATTCCTTTGGAATCAGTTTTGCCATTAAAAGAGCTTATGATTAATTGTGGAGAAAAATATTTTTCCGCTGAAGCATTTTTGAAAGTTACTTTACAGGCTTATGTTGAAGTAAAATTTAAAGCAGAGGAAAATACAACTGTAATCCCTGAGCACCTTCAAAAACTACAGTTAGACCTTATTGAATTTGCATTTGAGCAGGGGGCAGATCTTAAAAGTATGAAGCTTAAAGATTTAATTGGATTATATTTATCGGTTGATACTGCAAAAATGTTACTTGAGCACGGTCTGAACCCGCATGCATTATTTTTATACAGATGCTACAATACAAATTTATACAATGATTTAACTAAACTTGCCGTAGAGGAGGGAGTAAAAATACTCCCTCTGGAATTTATTTCTGTTCACTGGGAAGATTTACGCTTAGAGACCATGCAATTACTTATTAAAGATCTCAGTTATAAAATAGATGAAAAAATAACTTTCAAATTTATGCATGATGAATACAGGAATCTGGGAGCACAGTTTAAAGAATACTTAGATACCCAAATAAGCAATACCAAAAACTTGGAACTTTCAGATAAAATGCTTACCTACAATATAACTATACTGCACATTTTTGTATTAAATAAATTAAAAAAAATTTTAGAATACGTACTGAGCAATTTTGAAGTTAACTTGAATGTACTAAACGATAACAACCAAACCCCGTTGTTTTATGCTAACACTTCCGAGATTGCCGAACTGCTGATCAATCATGGTGCAGACTTATCAGTTAAAGATATAGATGGAAACATGTGGTTAAGAAACCCTGATCTTGAGCTTATTAAATATTTAAAAGAAAAAAATCTTATCTCTCAATTTTTGGGGAATGATAAAATATTAAAAAATCACTTTATTAAAGGGAACTATGAACATGCCTATAAGTTATTTAGCTATGGCATGGCTCTAAAGTCTACCCCTTTAAAGGATGTAGTTGATGCAATTGAAACGGGTTTGGAAAATTCCGTTGAAAATAATAAGTATCAGGCATTACTCAACCTTATGCACAAGGCAGGAATCAAAATACCGAGTAAATTTGAACACATGATTCATACTTTCCATGATAATTTTACTAAAGACGAGTTTGATTTTTTAGATGGTTTTACTCATAAACTTGCAGCATATTACTTAAATAAATCGGAACAAGATTTAAAAAATCAATTAGCTAGTGAATGCCCAATGTTAAAAGCCGATTTAGCAAACCGGTCATTTTTAGATAAAGAGTTAAATTATTCTATCTTTGCAGATTTTAAAACATTATGTACAGGTAGTACGCTTCTAAATAAAATAGAAAATAATTTTGATAGTTATTATCAATTAGTCGGAAAAGCGCTAAACAGACTTGATGACGATTATAGCTTAGAAGTGTTAACTTTAAACGGCTTGGTTCCGAAGCCGATAGAAGAAGAGATTGCTATATTTAGAGGGTTAAAATTTAATGTTGATAATGAAGACATAAACGCATGGTTTAAATATGGTATTAAAGCTTTCTCTATAGGAGAAAATCAAAAATTCTTAGGCTTCTATGTTAATCAACCTTGGAATAAAATTGATGAAGGAAGATGGGAGTTCGGCGGTACTTATGTCTCATTAGAGCCGAATATGTCTGCGGGGTTTGCCGGTGGTATGACGGCAAAGAATGCTATGAATACGGAAAGTGTTTTTATTGAAATGCGAATTTCCAAAAATTCTCCTCATGTATGCGGTAGCTATACTTTCGAATATGAGTTAATTTTTAACAGCATTAAGGGCGAGGAGGTTGTGGCGGTATATAAGCTTGATGTTGAAGAGCTTAATTATAACAAGAAATTTAAAGTAATCTCAGTAGCAAAAAATCCTTATATATCTAATGGTATAAAACCGAAGTATCAAGTTGGTGAGTATATTGGAGTTGATCAGGAAGCTATAAATAAATATAAGAGCCTTAAATGTCATACTGAGCATACCGGTGATATGAAATCT
- a CDS encoding NAD-dependent epimerase/dehydratase family protein, with translation MKYLVTGGAGFIGSHLVDQLLEYGHEVTVLDNLSYGKEENLPKGCNFIQGDILDVGAVREAFKGVNGCFHLAAIASVQQSVKDWVNTHRVNLTGTINIFEEAAKQNIPVVYASSAAVYGNISKSLLTEDLLPQPISGYAVDKYACELQAKAFGAIFALPSFGLRFFNVYGARQLPDSSYSGVISIFLSRIKNKQPLTIFGDGNQTRDFIFVKDVVNYIIAAMQNVSAHAPVTNVCTGKGTTVNELAQKLFSILGKVNIEYLSAKKGDALISVGSPIMAEQILKIKALVPLKKGLKELVDLK, from the coding sequence GTGAAATATTTAGTTACCGGCGGAGCCGGGTTTATCGGTTCTCATCTTGTAGATCAGCTACTTGAGTATGGGCATGAAGTCACTGTTTTAGATAATTTATCTTATGGCAAAGAAGAAAATTTACCCAAAGGTTGTAATTTTATTCAAGGTGATATTTTAGATGTTGGTGCTGTCAGGGAGGCTTTTAAGGGAGTAAACGGTTGCTTCCATTTGGCTGCCATTGCTTCAGTGCAGCAATCAGTGAAAGACTGGGTTAACACCCATAGAGTTAATTTAACCGGAACCATTAATATATTTGAAGAAGCTGCAAAACAAAACATTCCGGTAGTTTATGCTTCATCCGCCGCCGTATACGGAAATATTTCCAAGTCTTTATTAACGGAAGACCTTCTCCCGCAGCCTATTTCAGGTTATGCTGTGGATAAGTATGCTTGCGAGCTGCAAGCTAAGGCGTTCGGTGCAATCTTTGCACTTCCTTCTTTCGGTCTAAGATTCTTTAATGTATACGGAGCGCGCCAGCTTCCCGATTCATCTTACTCAGGTGTGATCTCCATATTCCTAAGCAGAATAAAAAATAAGCAACCGCTCACTATTTTCGGTGACGGTAACCAAACGAGGGACTTTATCTTTGTAAAAGATGTAGTGAATTATATCATTGCTGCCATGCAGAATGTTTCGGCTCATGCTCCGGTAACTAATGTTTGCACCGGTAAAGGAACCACAGTAAATGAATTAGCACAAAAGCTTTTTTCCATATTAGGCAAAGTAAATATTGAATATTTATCTGCTAAGAAAGGGGATGCACTAATTTCAGTCGGTTCTCCCATTATGGCAGAGCAAATATTAAAAATAAAGGCTCTGGTTCCATTGAAAAAAGGCTTAAAAGAATTGGTGGATTTAAAATAA